Below is a genomic region from Phycisphaerae bacterium.
CGTCCTTCTTGGGATTCTTGATTTTCAGGTCCACCATCCGCGAAGTGGCGTGGCCGAACTCGTAGCTGTAATCCTGGAGATAGCACTCCCCCGCCTGGTCGCACACCGGGCAATCCAGCGGGTGATTCAGCAGGAAAAACTCCATGCAGTTGGACTGGTTCTGCTTGACCTTTTCCGAGTCGAAGCGGACCTCCATTCCGTCGCGCACGGGAGTCTGACAGGAAGGCACAAGCTTGGGTGACCAGACCATTTCCTGCGTCTTGGGGTCCGGCATCTTCATTTCCATCAGGCAGAGCCGGCACGACGCCACGATGGATAGCCCGGGGTGGTAGCAATAGTGCGGCACGTCCCACCCGGCTTCCAGCGCGGCCTGGAGCACGGGAACCCCCGCCCGGCACTCGATGGTCTGGTTGTCAATGATGATCTTGGGCATTTTCGATCCGCTGTTCTCTGCGGACGGTCTTCAGTTATTGCGGCCAGCCGCCTTCTGACTTCGCAGGTTCCGCCATGCGAACCATTCAGGAAAGCAGGGCATGCGGTTCGCGTGGCGCCAGACACGCGGTTCGCATGCCTTCACCATCTACCCACCGCCGATCGCCATCCCTCAATTTCGCAATCACCCTTCCGAATTCGTTTCTCTGGTCCCGTTGAGCCGACTATCGCGCGGCGCGCAGCTTCGTTTTCACCTCCACGGGCGGCACGGCATCACTTTTCTCGCGACGCCGTTTCTGAAACACCGTGGCGTCCTGTCGATCCGCTTCGCCGGGCGATTTCGCAAACTCCGCAGCCAGCTGCCCTAGCACTTCCGTCTGGTCGGCCGTCTCCAGCCTTCGGAATGCCTGCTTGATCGCCGATTTCGTCATGAGCCCTGTCCACTGATTCGTGCGTCCAAGGCTTCCCTCGGAACACCCGCCCTCATCCATTCGATGCCGATTTTCTAGCAATCAACTCCCGAACGTCGGGTACAAGGTCAAGCGGAATCTCCATCAACGCTTGCGTCGGATCCTCTCGAGCAGCCTCGTCTTCAGCCACGGCTTCATCTTCCGTCTGCTTTTCGTAATGCTCCAATACGCGCCGAACGCGATCCTCACTCCAGCCCTTCGGGAATCGGTCGGGATTCATGGCTTTCTCCGACGCATGCGGCGCTTATGAGCTTGCAAGGGCTTGCCTCGCAGTTCGTACGCCGTAATGACGAACAAATGGTCCCTTCCGCCCTCCACGACATAGATGACCCGCAAATGCCGGCCACCTTGCGTCCTGCCGATCGCTACTCGAGAACCGTCGCGGCCCGGTCGATCTTCACTGGGCCTGCCAAGTACCTCTTCAACCTCCGACGTCGACACGCCGTGACGCTCAATATGAGGTCTGTCCGTTTCTATGTCCGCGTAGAAACGAATACCCACTCTCAAGCTTCCCCGTCACATCCCAAGCGCGCCACCCTCATGGCGCGGTCGATCTTAATTCAACACCCGCAGCCGCTCCTGCACCCTTCCCGCCGGCTGGTTCCGAATCGCATCCTCCAGCTCGCCGCGGAACTTCTTCACCACCGTCTCGATGGGGTACGTTGCTCCGTCAGGCAGGCCGCAGATGCTCAAGCCCGGCATCATGCCCATATTGCGCGACGTTTCAAGCAGGATGTCCAGATCCTCGATCCGCCCGGCGCCCTCCGCAATCCGCGAGGCGATCTTGTACATCCACATCGTGCCCTCGCGACATTGCGTGCACTGCCCGCACGACTCCGTGCCGTAGAATCGCGCCAGGTTCCGCAGCACAATCCGCATGTCCGTGTCCTGATCGATCACCACCACCGCCGACGTGCCAAGTCCCAGCAACCCGTACTTCCGCGGGTCGTCGAAGTCGAGCTTCATATCCAGTTCGTCGGCCGTCAGCGCGCCCATCGAAACCCCGCCCGGCAGCACGGCCTTGACCTTCTTGCCCGGCAGCATTCCCCCGCCAAGATCCGGGCGCTCGATCAGGTCGCGCACGGTAATGGTCATCGCCTCTTCGTAGCACCCCGGCCGATTTACTGACCCGCTGATGCAGAAAAGCTTCGGCCCAGTGCTGTGAGACGGGCCGATGCTCGTGAACCACGATGCTCCGCGCTCGATGATGTGCGGCAAGTTGCACAGCGTCTCGACGTTGTTGACTACCGTGGGCTGGCGGAAGAGCCCTTCCACTGCTGGGAACGGCGGTTTGATCCGCGGCCAGCCGCGCTTGCCCTCCAGCGATTCGATCAGGCCCGTCTCCTCGCCGCAAACGTAGGCTCCCGCGCCGCGATGAACGTAAATATCGAGCGAATAATCACTTCCGAATATCTTCTTCCCCAGGTAGCCCGCCACATAGGCCTCATCAATTGCCCGCTGTACCACGTGAAACTGCTCGTGGAACTCCACGCGGAGGTAAATGTAGGCGGTTTGCGAACGGGTAGCATAGGCCGCAATGATCGTCCCTTCGATGAGCTGATGGGGGTCGTGCTCCATCAACACGCGGTTGCTGAATGTGGGCGGTTCGGACTCGTCGCCGTTGACGCAAAGCAGGGTCGACTTGCGGTCTTTGGGCAGAAATCCCCATTTCACACCCGCGGGGAAGCCGGCTCCACCCCGGCCGCGCAGATTCGCTTTCTTGACTTCCTCCACGACCTCGTCGGGCGCCAGTTTGAGCGCCTTGCGGGCGCCCTGGTAGCCGCCGCGCGACTCGTAGACCTTGAGCGTCTGAGAGTCCGGCACCCCGACGTTCTTCAGCAAAACTGTCTCGTACTTGCTCATGCTTTATTTATTAGTTGAACGCTCAACTAATTCAGCACTCCTTCACAATATGCGAACAAAGGGCCACTGCATGATGAATCGGAAGTACAGCACGCTCCATACCACGAGCACCGGCGTCAGCCAGCGCCATCCCGACCTCGTCGCCGCCGGTATCGCGAGGGCGAAGAGGACGGGAACATAGTCCAGCGAGAAGCGGTTGTACCCGCGCTGGTACGCGCCTGTCGCATGGAATAGCAGCAGCGCCGCGATCGTCAGCAACGCGCCGCCCAGCAGCATCCGCCGGGGCGGATCACGAAGGATACGACGAATTCCGACCAGCAGAAAGAGGAGAACCGGGGTCGTCCACCAAATTCCGGTTCCCATCTGGTTGGGCTTGAGCAACCACTGCGGCCGTCCCTCCGATTCGATCCGGTACAGGTTCGGAAACCCGGCGTTCATATAGTAGAGGTTGCGCGGCAGAAAGTACGGCGAGAACAGGCCGTGGGCTCGCGCATCGCGGGCGAACATATCGTCGGTTCTTCCCTCGTAGATGAGCATGTAGCCGGAGTTCCAGGGCCGATCAAACTTGAGTGTATTGGCCAAGAGCGGAACGCCAACGGCAAGGGTCAGGAAGAGTGCGACGATGCCCATCCGGCGGAACCGCCCGGCCGGGTCGCCTTCGCGCCAGGCGAGCCAGACGAGGGGCAGGGCCAGGCCAATGGTGAGCTGACGGGCGAGGGTCGCGAGGAGCAACGTCAAACCGCAAGCCCACACGCGCCGCCGGCCGAACCATTCGATCAGGAACGCGAGCAGGGCCATCGTCGCGAGGACGTGGTTCACGTGGTAGGGGCTGGCGCCGATGACTACCTTTTTGAGCACGGGCCAGAGCGACGTGCCGGAGAGCAGTCCGACGCCGAGGACCGCGCCCCACTGGGGAGAGCCGCTCACGCGCCGGCAGAGTTCGAAGCAGAGCAAGGGGACGGGGAGCGCCAGCAGGACGAGAATCCAGTGCGGCACGCCGCCGAAGAAGGGCACGACGGCGGCCGAGATGATGGTGAACAGCAGGGGGAAGTGGCTGTAGAACTTGCCGTCGTACACGGCCGTGTCCAGCCAGCGCTTGGGCACGTCGAGCCGGCCTTGCCACCACGCCTGGGCCTCGGCGATCTGGGCGTTGGCGTTGCCGTCGAAGACGATGCCGGGGCGATAGAGCTTGGGTTCAAAGAGGATGAAGAAGGCGACGTAGACGGCCAGGAGGCAGAGCCAGTCTTCGGCGTGGTAGCGGAAGCGGCGGGATTTCGATTCGGGATTGTCCTTTGGCGAAGAGGGGTCGGAGCGCGCGGGCATTTTTTTAGGCGCGGCGATGGCGCCCTTCGGGGTCGATCCGTTGGCGGGTGGCACGGGTGGCACGGCCATGGGGTTATGGTCACGTCGTGGGGGGGCGGAGTCCAGAGGGAGGTGCCGGCCGGGCGAGGGGCGATCCAAGAGTATGGCAGAGAGGCGTGGGCAGGGCGGACGTGGAAGAGGTGCGTCGGGGGACACAGGCTACGAAGCCATGGTGCATCAAGATGCACCCTACCTCGCTTGGCCATGCCACCCGCCGGACTACCCGGCTAATTCGCCGCCGCGGCGTACTCGGACAAAGCCAAGAGCGCGAGGAATGTCGCGTGGGGATCGCTCTTTCCGGCGCCGGCGTCATAGCCGAAAAGCTGCCCCAAAGTCCGCCCCAGGGAGCGATGGTAGGTCCATCCGCCGTCCGCATTCTGTGAGAGCAGTATCCTCTCGATCCAACGTTGGCGGACCGCCGGCGGGTCATCCATATAGAGCCAGAATGCGATGCGCTCGTTGTATATATCGCTTGTGAATGGATCCCAGGATTGAATCCAGCGCAGTCTGCCATTGACCGACAGCACGAGTCTTTCTACTCCCCGGCGGTTCGCCTCGACGGGATCGATTTCCTGCAACCAAAGATAGGCAAGCAGGGCGTGCGTTAGCTTGTAACTGCCTTTGAGAAGCGAAGGATTGCGAAACAGCCGCTCGTCCTTTCATTCAAGCGAGTCTCTGTGGGGTAGAGGGCGTGGATGAGCCACTGGGCATAGAAATCCTCGCGGCGGGTGGACAAGAACGCCTGAATCCAAGCCATGTCCTGGGGTGTCAATGCGTCGCGGGGCCACCCCGGCAGGCCGAAGAACACTCGCCATTGAAGGTTTTCGCGATTGAGATCGGACGCGCGTGCCATTTGATCGCACAGGCACGGGGAGTTGTGTCGCCGGAGAACGCGTTTCAGGAGAAAGTGGTGGGGTGCAGCTTCCCCCTCCTCTTCCAAGGATTTCGCAAATGCACTGGAACGGCAGAGGTAATCCAACCCTCGTTCGATCGCCGAATCGGTGCGGCTGCTTGTCCATTCCTTGGAATGGAAGGCAAGGTTGCAGAAAGCCCAGAGATAAGTAATCGGTAATGCAAGGAAGAGGAACAGGGCGGCGAGAAATACGAGCTTTCGGCGAATACGGTTCCGGGATGGCTTCGGCTCCGCCGGCTTTGCTTTTCCTGAAAGCTGTTCCGAACTGTTGGACACGAATTTGTCCTCGCGGCACGTGCCCGACAAGAATCGACTGGGTTACCTCGCTGCCGTCAACCGACAGCGAGCGACGTTGGGTAGGTGGCATCTTGATGCGTCTTTCTCTGTTCAAGTCACGGGCGACGCCCATGGGCTGCAAGCGTGAAGAAAGACGTCGAACGCTCATCGTTCCATCGAACGGACGCGGGCACGGTGGATTATTGTCGTCTTTTCAATTTGTGCATCAAGATACCGACTGCCTCTTGAGGCAAGCCCATGGCGGGGCCTCGTCCCGGCTTTGCC
It encodes:
- the nuoF gene encoding NADH-quinone oxidoreductase subunit NuoF; translation: MSKYETVLLKNVGVPDSQTLKVYESRGGYQGARKALKLAPDEVVEEVKKANLRGRGGAGFPAGVKWGFLPKDRKSTLLCVNGDESEPPTFSNRVLMEHDPHQLIEGTIIAAYATRSQTAYIYLRVEFHEQFHVVQRAIDEAYVAGYLGKKIFGSDYSLDIYVHRGAGAYVCGEETGLIESLEGKRGWPRIKPPFPAVEGLFRQPTVVNNVETLCNLPHIIERGASWFTSIGPSHSTGPKLFCISGSVNRPGCYEEAMTITVRDLIERPDLGGGMLPGKKVKAVLPGGVSMGALTADELDMKLDFDDPRKYGLLGLGTSAVVVIDQDTDMRIVLRNLARFYGTESCGQCTQCREGTMWMYKIASRIAEGAGRIEDLDILLETSRNMGMMPGLSICGLPDGATYPIETVVKKFRGELEDAIRNQPAGRVQERLRVLN